The Dehalococcoidia bacterium DNA segment ATCGATCCGGATCGCCTGGCGGAAGAGAAAGAGCGAGGCATGACCATTGACCTCGGCTTTGCCTGGCTCAAGCTACCCAGCGGTCGAGAGGTCAGCATCGTCGATGTTCCCGGACACGAACGGTTTGTCAAAAATATGCTGGCCGGGGTCGGAGGAATTGACCTGGCGCTGTTGGTCATCGCC contains these protein-coding regions:
- a CDS encoding GTP-binding protein produces the protein MYVLGTAGHVDHGKSTLIKALTGIDPDRLAEEKERGMTIDLGFAWLKLPSGREVSIVDVPGHERFVKNMLAGVGGIDLALLVIA